In Sparus aurata chromosome 5, fSpaAur1.1, whole genome shotgun sequence, the genomic window TTGCAGGCAACTGCAGCGTTCTCACTCTGGAAATTGCTTGGGTTAATCCAGTGGGCTGTCATACctaaaaagcttttattgtggCAAGTCCAAATGTCAGCCGGAGTTGATACATACCTGAAGctctcaaatgttttctttagcTCAGTTTCCATCTTGACATAACACTAGTCCAGGTAGCTTGTAAAGGTCTTCCTGTCTGATGGTGGGCGTCCGCTCCACGTTATGTGTATTTTGCTCAGTATGTTTCGAAAAGACGGCAATTCCACCGTGGAAACAGGAAACCTTTCCTCCACAAAATATGCGGCTACAAGCCAATCTATCTCCGCCTTTGTTGCACATTTTTGCTCAAAGTCAAGCCTTGCCTGTTTCGTTGGTGTCGGAGTCTGCAGCATCTTCTTATCAGCTTCACTCTCGGTCCGATCTTTAGCAGCCACTAGCTTCATGCTAGCATGTTGCCGCTGAAGGTGCTTGGTCAGGTTAGAGGTTGTGTTGGCAGTGGTGGATAGCTGTTTCTGTCCCGGGCTCAGCTTTCATTTCACAATcaaattttttcttttctctcaacACGTTCAAAGTAGTGGCCGAATTTCCATCTCTCAAATGATCATGTTTCCATTATGTTGGGTCTACTCTCCTCCCAGCTAGCAATTTATTGTTCCAGAAACGTTCTGAGAATGTTAACCGAGAATGTTCTTGTAATGTTTTCAGCGGGAAGTTTTCATcaagttcccagaatgttcgaggataatgttctctaaaaacattctaaaaatgttttgtgataaccttAAAACGTTCAGTGGCAACATTGCTTGAACGTTATgccctaatgttcttgaaaacgttCTCAGCAGGAAGTTTTCGTTAAGTTCCCAGAGTATTcgaggataacgttctctaaaaacattccaaaaatgttttgtgataacctccttaaactgttcagtgacaacattgcttgaacgttatgccctaatgttcttgaaaacgttctcagcaggacattttctttcaatggatttgcatttatatagcgctttttcGAGTACCAAAAGCACTTCACActacttgccacattcacccattcacacacccATTCATAtactgatggaggaggctgccatgcaaggtgccaactgcacatcaggagcaatttggggttgaGTATCTttctcaaggacacttcaacacgCAGCTCAACCCAGCacgggggagccgggattcgaaccggCAACCAGACGACCTGCTCTACTCGCtggctgagctacagccgccccaaatATCTCGTTctaagttcccagaatgtttgaggttaacgttctctaaaaacatactaaaaatgttctgtgataacctccttaaaaaGTTCAGTGACAATATTGCTTGAACGTTATGCCCTAATGTTCATGAAAACATTCCCAGCGTGAAGTTtttaagttcccagaatgttcgaggataacgttctctaaaaacattacaaacatgtttaGTGATAACCTAGAACATTATGCccaaatgttcttaaaacatttttagatgaAAGTTTTTAATGTTCCTGGAATGATACTATTTTAGAGTTGGATAacatgctttaaaaaaacactatgAATGTTTTGCTGTAACTTTTCATTaatatatttaaacattaaaacattatgacaACATTCCTACTTCATCTTAagacaaaaatgtcctcactaGGATCACTGATCATTTCCTTAACTATTGGAACTAGACTATTAACACATGTAAAAGTTTGATAACATCAATATTCAAAAGTCTTTCAACagaattatttatatttttttcgcTAAAACAACGGTTAGGGTTACGTTTTTTCAATTCCACTTTCCCCACTAGACATTCTGCTAGaaccaaaacaaccaaaaaatcaacaaaaactggcaaAGCCCCCAGATATGTGCACTTTAAACCTAAACTTTAAACTAAAATTTTTGGCTACAACAATAATGTAAAACGTACTGTGAAACACTTGTGTTGATCTGACATGGTCATGAATTTATCTCTAATTTTGTCACCCAGATTGTCCATACTGGCATTTTACATGCAATATTACATGTCTTTCAATCCCAGGAGAGGGATCCAACTCTGTTGatcttcctgaggtttcctccATTGCTCACCCTGTAGGAAATTCGTCCCATGTAGTCTGTGTTGTAGAATATATATTGTAAAGCCCCTTGAggttattttgtgatttgtgatattgggctataaaatgatttgtttgattttacctGAATATCCTTGACTCACTGATTGTGATTGCTTGTGATTGTCACAAGTTAgaatccattcatccatccattacACTTGGATGTTCTCAGCAATTTAAAGGTAGGCCTACTAGGCCTATGTATAAGAATCAGAATGACACTGATGGCCATTAGGGCAACTGCAGACAGCGACCTTGCACAGGAGCGAGCAGCCAGTGGCCAGACAGCATGGATCTGGCATTAGTTGCTTTGTAGCTGATAAAGTCATTTGCAAAAGGCAACCTAGCCAATTTATCAGCCCTGGGACGGCTGGGAGTCTGGATGGATTAGCGACGtcattgtggtgtgtttggtttGAGGTAACGTAGCCTGCTTCCCTGGAGCTGGCATgggtttatgacattttattaaaaaaagttctgtcatctgttatctaaggccttaaaaacatcctgaaaacattttccaaatgttgctttgagaatgttctccctttgttaacatatcacattacagaaacgttttataaaaaacattctgtaatCTGAAGCCTTAATAACATCCATGAAAGATTTTCTGAATGTTGCAGTGAGaatgttattcctttgtgaacatgtaatattgtgggaattatttataaaacaatgtcccccaaacatcctcagaatgttgcagtgagaatgttattcctttgtgaacatatcacaatacaggaacattttattaaaaaaagttcTGTAATCTGAGGCCTTAATAACATCCCCAAAAAATCCCAAGAATGTTACACCTAAAACATCCTTCCTTGTTAACATGTCATATTTCAGGAACGTTTTAGGATGTTCTTTTCTGTGATCTGAGGTATCAAAGCATTTTCCGTGTGTGgctttgagaatgtttttcctttgttatcacATAACATTGTGGGAACGTTAAAAAATGTGCTGAAATCTGAGGCTttaataacatcctgaaaacattttccgcATGTTGCTTTGTCAATGTTCTTCCGTTGATATTGTGtaacattgtgggaatgttttattaaaaaactttcTGTAATTGGAGGTCTTAAAGATATGCCGAACTCTGACAACAGAGTGTtgttttgagaatatttttcctttgttatcatctaacattgtgggaatgttttaaagaaCATTCTATAATCTGTTACCTGAACAACGTCACCGAAACATTCTCAGAATGTTGCAGACAAAATGTTctacctttgttaacatatcacattacaggaatgttgtagaaaaaatgttttgtgaactgaggCCTTAATAATATCCCAAAATTTTTTCCAAGTGTTGCTTACAGAATGTCCTtcctttgttgtcatttaaaatcgttggaatgttttataaaaaacgTGATATAATCTAAGGCCCTAATAacattctgaaaacattttctaaatgttgctTTAGGAATGTTCagcctttgttttcatgtaacaTTCTCGGAATGTTTTATAgtttatatatatgttatatatatatatttataatatgttACCTCACCCACATCCCCACAACATCCCGAGAATGTTACAGcaaaaactttctttctttgttaacatatcatatTACAAGAAcgttttagaaaaatgttttaggaTTGTAGGCCTTGATAATATTCCGAAAACATTTTCCGCATGTTGCTTTGACAATGATCTTCCTTTGTTATCGTATAACATTGTGgtaaagttttattaaaaagttcTGTAATCGGAGGCCttaaaaacatgccaaaacTTCGTTCTAGACTGAGATGATGTTTAGGataattttacatacatttccaggaatgACTTGGAATCACAGGAATCATTTCtgattctaaaaaaaaaagatggcgaCAGTTGTGATGCCAAAAAGCTTTAAAACGGTCGTCCTCAAACCACCTGATGACGTCACAGTTTGAAAGAACTCAAACTAATGatcaaatacaacaaacaaaccaaagtaTGTCAACTGTATAGATTCATTGATTCATATGGATCCACATATGATCAGCAGAAGCAGCTGATATGGTTTATTCTCGTCCTTCTGGATTCACAGTTCACTAAAAATTGGTGTGATGAATTTTGTTTCAACACGTCTGAAGCTTGAAATGCTGCTTTGGCTCAGGATGAGATTCCGACACTCAACCGTTTTGTCACTAATGCTTCAAAGTAGATCATTAACTGTGTGAGACAACTATTATACAGCAGCTTGAATCTTTATGAGAGTTTAGTTTGATCACTCCcgactgtcagtcagctgtttttaaCCAGGAGAAGAAAAGTGAACAGAATCAGAGAAATATCAGCAAAGTCTGAGGAGccaagaaacattttacaactacaaacttcctcctctcacacagcagctccactctgtcactatatttccttgttccctccccttcatatctacagtctgtggatgggcgtaactgagctgacagacctcattcgctgcacaaacacatcctgttcagatcagagctcagactactttcagttatcaggaagtgaaactCAGACGGTCGTtgacactgagaggtgaaatggagcagaaagcagttcagctggaccgagagactttctcttgttcgatctgtttggatctactgaaggatccggtgactactccctgtggacacagctactgcaagaactgtattaaagaccactgggacacagaggatgagaaggggatccacagctgccctcagtgcaggaagagcttcacaccgaggcctgagctgctgaaaaacaccatgttagcagttttagtggaggagctgaagaagactggactccaagctgctcctgctgatctctgctatgctggacctgaagatgtggcctgtgatgtctgcactgggaggaaactgagagctgtcaagTCCTGTTTGGTCTGTATGATGTCtttctgtgagaaacacctccagcctcactTTGAAATCCCTGCCTATggaaaacacaagctggtggagccgtcagagaagctccaggagaacatctgctctcgtcacgatgaggtgatgaagatgttctgtcgtactgatcagcagtgtatctgttatctctgctctgtggacgaacataaaggccacgacacagtgtcagctgcagcagagaggactgagaggcagagagagctggaggggagtcgacacaacatccagcagagaatccaggacagagaggaagatgtgaagctgcttcaacaggaggtggaggccatcaatggctctgctgataaagcagtggagcacagtgagaagatcttcactcagctgatccgtctcatggaggaaagacgctctgatgtgaagcagcaggtcagatcccagcaggaaactgaagtgagtcgagtcaaagagcttcaggagaagctggagcaggagatcactgagctgaataggaaagacgctgagctgaagaagctctcacacacagaggatcacaaccagtttctacacaactacccctcactgtcagcactcagtgagtctacacactcatccagcatcaagatccgtcctctcaagtactttgaggatgtgacagcagctgtgtcagagctcagagacaaactacaggacgtcctgagagagacatggaccaacatctcactgacagtgactcaagtggatgttttactgtcaaacccacaaccagagcccgagaccagagctgacttcttaagatattcacatgaaatcacactggatccaaacacagcacacacacagctgttattatctgaggggaacagaaaagtaacAAGAGTGAGTAaacaacagtcttattctagtcacccagacagattcactgacaagtatcaggtcctgagtagagagagtctgactggacgttgttactgggaggtggagaggagaggagacgttgatgtagcagtcgcatacaagaatatcaggaGAGCAGGGAACTCACAGGAATGCGGATTTGGaaaaaatgacaaatcttggatgTTATATTGCGACACAAACTGTTATAACTTCTGTCACAACAAAGTCAGAACTCGcgtctcaggtcctcggtcctccagagttggagtgtacctggatcacagtgcaggtattctgtccttctacagcgtctctgacaccatgactctcctccacagagtccagaccacattcactcagcctctctatgctggagtcTGGCTTGAACCTAACACCACTGCTGAGTTCAGTAAACTCAAATagtctgaagtcatttcagggtcagtgggttaaattgtgtgtttcattccttcagacttgttgtgtttccatcattgttgctgagagctgattgttgtggcatttcttcactgcacacagatcaacctgtcaatcaaacattgtgggcggtactttgccaccttcttgttgttgtgtaaatgttggactttcttcaggcggcgctccttcctgtgtctgttcagccacggaggctctcgctgctcctgatgacttcacttcacatgatcataatcaataaggagatgcttcattatttgcttgtacatagctgagattctgctccaacacactgattgtgtggatgaagtgaatctgatcatgaaatcactgaacaagagtgctttaacagactttactgataTGTTTAATATACAAGTTATTAAAGGGTGTTTGTCCTTCACTGTTTTATGTCTGCTATTTGTTCCACAATGTAACTTCTCActtgtaaatatttataaaagtcTGATTTCGGTAGGTCATATAGTTTTAATAAGTTCTCTAAAGTCTCTATTCCTTTATCTGTAACTATCTGATTATATCAGTCAAGCCTTTACTTAAACAGTTTCTAAAAGTATTGTCATTCAAAGTTGGTTTAAGTTCCCTGTCCATCACATTCTGTCTCATATCAGATCCTTTTGAATATTCTTTGGTTTTGTAACTTTCCCACAGGCCATTATTGTGTTTCTTGTACATGTGTTCTCAATTTTTTGGGTGTCATTGATAgtgtcaaaatagttgagatccatttactcctgtctaatataattaccagtatgtacacacatAGTGAAAGTGTCAAGAAAGTTGGGAGTCAGGCAGAGCCCTGAAGAAATTGGATTATGCCAAAGAGATTCCTGTCAGAAGAGAAGGAGTTATTGGAGTGTAGAGAAGTAAAGAACTGTTGTGTAGTACGCATGAAGCCTACTACATTAACGGTCCGATGGAAAGGACCAGGTCATGAAAAACCTGCAAGGCCCAACAGGGCCAGAGGAGAGTTCAAAGGTATGGACTACAAGTCTGTAAAAGTCATGAATGCCTAAATCTGTGGATTATGTCGAGTGAcaagtgacatcatcatgaaTGTGTTTGGATATGTGTGGCCATCCACATATCCACACCTCTTGCAAGCTGCTTCCTgcaagaaagaggaagaaggcattgcaagaaagaggaggaaggcaTTGCAAGAAAGAAGAAGGTGTTGGCTAATCAAGCTCAGCACATAGTCATCTTGTTTATGATTTATGCTGCCTTCTTCCCCTTCAGAGAGACTGCAGCTGGCTCAGGGGGGACTCCCCCAGTTATGCTAAGATCCCCCTGGCTGACCTCTTTGGCAGAGGCACTCCTGAAGAAATTTCTAGATAGAGACTTGGAAAGTACAGGTCTCTACGGGCACGCTTACGCTTTGCACAATATCAATCTATAACCAGACTTTGTGTTGTAACACCTTGCTCCACCGCAGAGCCAACCCGGAGCAAGCTGCCAGCACTGAGGGCCTCCTCTTGCCTGCCCCGAAGAAGTCTACTGCCGACTCAGCTACCCAAATGGACTGGGTGAGCTGGTGTTGGGGAGAAGCAACGCTGTCGTGGAGGGACCCTCATCTCCGGGCTCTGGGAGAGCGGCGAAGGAGAGTCAACAGCCATAGCATCTCAACTTGACCAGACAGCGATGGAAACTGACAGCACCAGGCCGGGACCATCTTCAGCGGAGAACACGCACTGCAGGAATGACTCGGTCACCAACGCCATCAGCAGACTCACCTGTCAACTCAGGAGTTGAGGGAGCTGCTACAGAGCATCAAGTCGGCGGGACGGATACAGCTATATCGTCCCAACTTGACCAAGCTGCGACAGGCTTCAGCGGGTGagcccatcatcatcatcatcgatGCCCTGGGTCTGTCATCAATACCAGCAGCAGGCTCACCGTTCACCTTAGCAGGTGAGGCAGATGGTTGCCTTGTGCTCATGAAGGAAGCACTGGAGACGACAGCAGTGCCTGATCTCAAGAAGGGGgtgtcaaaatagttgagatccatttactcctgtctaatataattaccagtatgtacacacatAGTGACAGTGTCAAGAAAGTTGGGAGTCATACACTCctgtcagacacagacacaaggAAGGGACATTAAacttagtcctgaaatgattctgcaatatatcaaaactttgcttgctgcattgtgtttgccataaattAATTGGAAAGTGTTAAACCATTACATTAAAGATGTGGTGAaataggaagtgaagaggaaagggcAACACGGggtgtctgtgaaaaagaggaagtgttacactcaaggttctgtctgtcactctgtctctgatgatcatttttgacttagtattaactttgcaaagttaaaggaggtgtaaggtgtaaccatgatgtattgaagtttagagatctaatgaaaatcagtaaagaaacagtgttgagctgaggtcatgagaaagtgttaaagaactgaTCAGGTCAACGTGAGACCAAAAGGATGTGTCGAAATCTGATCACGCGTTGGGCACGTGCACGGTCCGTGACCAGAGCGTGTTGGATCATTATGAAATCGTCAGCCGTCATCAAGGGACTATTAGTCATTGAAcggagagatggtgggaaaatgtcctaataaggacataaaACCGTGCCACCGtccaaagcaagagagaagcGTTATTAAATCTTGATCAAGGGGTTATCAAccagtgaatggagagatgctgaaaacatgtcctaataaggacacaaAACCAAGCCAGTGTCCGAAGCAAGAGTGTCCACTCGctcaagccttgaagaaacacctgagacggagaatgtgagcagcctaaacatcgcagaaaggacttcaagaaatcttcagcagaaacagaccaaggaattaagagcacaacggattaaccatttttgccaacatgctgtggattacaatttggatattggagtacttttgttcatgctgctggcgtgaagtttggactttgaggaagttACGAGAGCTCCGGCTGGGTTGgtgatttgcctcaaggacttggactttcagcaggaagggaaaggcaagccatggacagacctgaccctctccatctcacctaaatttaagtatttctaaccaggcctcagctcttttaggttaatttgttatttgaagtattgtgatttatcaataaggatttttgataatgattgatagtaattgaaacaagtattgcgctgtatgctttgcccttgctaaaatctatgcaataaaacctacataatatagttaaagttaaagttgtggacattgattttatgtctctttgagtggaagtaaaagtcaggtgttaagtgtgcataatatcttaaaggttcttaaaggttactctagcctacCAAATTGAAACAGGCCCTTAGGTtttaccaaaagcccttaaaatcaaACCTGGCACCATACCAAGAGcccagatcatttagaggagagctgccattaacgggcgtggctggtggctgtatctgactcaagggctattcatgtcaggtgctttaccagaggaagcagggtagacgttcggattcaggcagttagaagctaggcgagtctcctcGTTACCAGCTTAAAAATCCCTATTTAAAATTCCCACTTTTTAACAACCTTTTATAGGTCatagggatctaaccctttataacggagagctggtcgagtacctcctggacaggggtagAACTCGGGATCTTACAATGGTGATTGATTAGATTTATCAGACAGGGTGGAGTggcagggtcacagcagcaggtggacttCAATAAGGACACGgtggttcatttaatttgaagtgTTAGCTAGTTGTAATATTAAAAGTAGGCCCAGTGAATACTACTGATCTCCTTGGAGGTTTGAGtcgtgctgtgtcactgctcatagcatcaatgttttattgatcaggtgacagaggaacCCCGGACAGGTTGTAGCTCATATAGGGAAGATTCAGGGCTACAGGTAAATTTAACATGGTGctatactaaatgttttactgcatatgTTTGACTGCTTATGTACAGCAGGTAATGCATCGTACAAAGTTAATGTCATGCTGGCATCATGTGTTATTTCATGAGGGTGCTGCATCGGGGAGAGgccaggtggagttacaggtgagaccTCAACATGGTAAAACCGGGGCCGTAGCCAGGATTTTTGAAATACCAAGGTCAACATTCAGCAGAACCTGTAGCCAAGTCATGTTCCCAATTTGCAATTcgtgaaacatgttacatggCAATTTACTTGACACGTGCTAAAAAgaagatttacagcctcaccccacaccctgttctctaatgcagacatcaagtttaaatatttgaccaacagtgttttacaggaggatgatctgaacagctgttctattcacacttaaatGTTACATTGGGAATTTCTGATAGGAGTACAAATCCTGAGTTTCTAATCAGAGTTCAACTTCAAGTAGGGCTACATTTTTGTCACTTCCGTATTTGTATGGAATTGTTTGGTGAAATCGAGTTCGAGTTCCTCGTGCCTAGAAACATGGAAATACATCTTTAGTTTACATTTCTAGATACACCCATTTCTAATATCGGGCCTAGAAATGTCATATCACAGAGGTATCTCTAGCTGACCTCAGGGGTCAAATTGAGAATACCTCCAAATCTTAAATTAAATCTTAGGTCATCAGGAACAAACCCTAAAGTTttatgcttctttcacaaaaagcaagattgtccatattttaagagATTAACAGCCCCACTATAGAAGTTATTTGACCAAACAAAGTGTAAGTCACCTGAGGAAAATAGTTCCCCCTCATAGGCTGCTGCTAATGAAttcaaaacattgttttcaacCGTTTTCTCGCTCTTAATggtgattgatttgatttatcagacagggtggagtggcagggtcacagcagcaggtggaccTCAATAAGGACATGTTGGTTAATTTAATTGTAAGTGTTAATTAGTTGTAATATTAAAAGTAGGCCTAGTGAATACTACTGATCTCCTTCGAGATTGGAGTCGTGTTGTATCACTGCTCATAGAATCACTATTTTATTGatcaggtgacagaggaacCCCGGACAGGTTGTAGCTCATATAGGGAAGATTCAGGGCTACGACGAAAACTAAAACTAATaatcaaatacaacaaacaaaccaaagtgTGTCAACTGTACAGATTCATTGATTCATATTGATCCAAAGACGATCAGCAGAAGCAGCTGATCTGGTTCATTCTCGTCCTTCTGGATTCACAGTTCACTAAAAACTGCTGTGATGAGTTTTGTTTCAACACGTCTGAAGCTTGAAATGCTGCTTTGGCTCAGGATGAGATTCTGACACTCAACTGTTTTGTCACGAATGCTTCAAAGTAGATCATTAACTGTGTGAGACAACTATTATACAGCAGCTTGAATCTTTATGAGAGTTTAGTTTGATCACTCCCGACAGTCAGTCAGCTGATTTTAACCAGGAGAAGAAAAGTGAACAGAATCAGAGAAATATCAGCAAACCCTGAGGAGCcaagaaatattttacaactacaaattttgatgttttcaagtgtggagcaggttttaactgaggctCTGTTGTAAAAGAGGGAACAAAGTTCAgattgacagagctgctcctcgtcctggagtgagtcacagctccatcagccctccctcttcttcctcctctcacacagcagctccactctgtcactatatttccttgttccctccccttcatatCCACAGTTTTACAGATGGGCGTAACTGAGCTAACAGACCTCAttcgctgcacaaacacaccctgttcagatcagagctcagactagtttcagttatcaggaagtgaagctcagacggtcgttgacactgagaggtgaaatggagcagaaagcagttcagctggaccgagagactttctcttgttccgtctgtttggatctactgaaggatccggtgactactccctgtggacacagctactgcaagaactgtattaaagaccactgggacacagaggatgagaaggggatccacagctgccctcagtgcaggaagagcttcacaccgaggcctgagctgctgaaaaacaccatgttagcagctttagtggaggagctgaagaagactggactccaagctgctcctgctgatctctgctatgctggacctgaagatgtggcctgtgatgtctgcactgggaggaaactgagagctgtcaagtcctgtttgttctgtctgatgtctttctgtgagaaacacctccagcctcactTTGAAATCCCTGCTTATggaaaacacaagctggtggagccgtcagagaagctccaggagaacatctgctctcgtcacgatgaggtgatgaagatgttctgtcgtactgatcagcagtgtatctgttatctctgctctgtggacgaacataaaggccacgacacagtgtcagctgcagcagagaggactgagaggcagagagagctggaggggagtcgacacaacatccagcagagaatccaggacagagaggaagatgtgaagctgcttcaacaggaggtggaggccatcaatggctctgctgataaagcagtggagcacagtgagaagatcttcacccagctgatccgtctcatggaggaaagacgctctgatgtgaagcagcaggtcagatcccagcaggaaactgaagtgagtcgagtcaaagagcttcaggagaagctggagcaggagatcactgagctgaagaggaaagacgctgagctgaagaagctctcacacacagaggatcacaaccagtttctacacaactacccctcactgtcagcactcagtgagtctacacactcatccagcatcaagatccgtcctctcaagtactttgaggatgtgacagcagctgtgtcagagctcagagacaaactacaggacgtcctgagagagacatggaccaacatctcactgacagtgactcaagtggatgttttact contains:
- the LOC115582443 gene encoding tripartite motif-containing protein 16-like, whose translation is MEQKAVQLDRETFSCSVCLDLLKDPVTTPCGHSYCKNCIKDHWDTEDEKGIHSCPQCRKSFTPRPELLKNTMLAALVEELKKTGLQAAPADLCYAGPEDVACDVCTGRKLRAVKSCLFCLMSFCEKHLQPHFEIPAYGKHKLVEPSEKLQENICSRHDEVMKMFCRTDQQCICYLCSVDEHKGHDTVSAAAERTERQRELEGSRHNIQQRIQDREEDVKLLQQEVEAINGSADKAVEHSEKIFTQLIRLMEERRSDVKQQVRSQQETEVSRVKELQEKLEQEITELKRKDAELKKLSHTEDHNQFLHNYPSLSALSESTHSSSIKIRPLKYFEDVTAAVSELRDKLQDVLRETWTNISLTVTQVDVLLSNPQPEPETRADFLRYSRGITLDPNTVHRKLLLSEGNRKVTYTSQQQSYSSHPDRFTNWWQVLSRESLTGRCYWEVEWRGGLSVAVAYKNIRRAGSSQECLFGFNDKSWRLHCDTNSYNFYHNRVNTPVSGPQSSRVGVYLDHSAGILSFYSVSDTMTLLHRVQTTFTQPLYAGVNVYSGSSAEFSKLK
- the LOC115582444 gene encoding tripartite motif-containing protein 16-like, with product MEQKAVQLDRETFSCSICLDLLKDPVTTPCGHSYCKNCIKDHWDTEDEKGIHSCPQCRKSFTPRPELLKNTMLAVLVEELKKTGLQAAPADLCYAGPEDVACDVCTGRKLRAVKSCLVCMMSFCEKHLQPHFEIPAYGKHKLVEPSEKLQENICSRHDEVMKMFCRTDQQCICYLCSVDEHKGHDTVSAAAERTERQRELEGSRHNIQQRIQDREEDVKLLQQEVEAINGSADKAVEHSEKIFTQLIRLMEERRSDVKQQVRSQQETEVSRVKELQEKLEQEITELNRKDAELKKLSHTEDHNQFLHNYPSLSALSESTHSSSIKIRPLKYFEDVTAAVSELRDKLQDVLRETWTNISLTVTQVDVLLSNPQPEPETRADFLRYSHEITLDPNTAHTQLLLSEGNRKVTRVSKQQSYSSHPDRFTDKYQVLSRESLTGRCYWEVERRGDVDVAVAYKNIRRAGNSQECGFGKNDKSWMLYCDTNCYNFCHNKVRTRVSGPRSSRVGVYLDHSAGILSFYSVSDTMTLLHRVQTTFTQPLYAGVWLEPNTTAEFSKLK